A window from Rubrobacter naiadicus encodes these proteins:
- a CDS encoding metal-dependent transcriptional regulator: MSTNAETQPSVSVGDYLKSVWEVAGTGAASTKDVAERLSVSAASVSSMFVRLQEMGLVRHERYHGASLTERGKKEAMRLVRRHRLIETFLLEHLGYSWDEVHEEAERLEHAVSDTFTERLAEYLGHPEHDPHGDPIPTPEGMLEPDRNKPLRDVEEGQLVHVSRVDQRDEAVLAYLGEQGLVPGTAIRVLEVRGVDGVVTVEGEDGSVHTLGEPLTRSIFVRADS; the protein is encoded by the coding sequence ATGAGCACGAACGCCGAAACCCAGCCCTCGGTCTCTGTGGGGGACTATCTGAAGAGCGTATGGGAGGTAGCCGGCACCGGCGCGGCCTCGACGAAGGACGTGGCGGAGCGGCTCTCGGTCTCTGCTGCGTCGGTATCGAGCATGTTCGTGCGGCTACAGGAGATGGGGCTGGTACGGCACGAGCGCTACCACGGAGCATCGCTGACGGAGCGGGGGAAGAAGGAGGCGATGCGGCTGGTCCGGAGGCACCGTCTGATCGAGACTTTCCTCCTGGAGCACCTGGGGTATTCGTGGGACGAGGTACACGAGGAGGCGGAGAGGCTCGAACACGCGGTCTCGGACACGTTCACCGAGCGTCTTGCGGAGTACCTCGGGCATCCGGAGCACGATCCGCATGGAGATCCCATCCCGACCCCTGAAGGGATGCTGGAGCCGGACCGGAACAAACCGCTGCGCGACGTCGAAGAGGGACAGCTGGTCCACGTCTCGCGGGTAGACCAGCGCGACGAAGCCGTGCTCGCCTATCTCGGGGAGCAAGGGCTGGTACCCGGCACGGCGATCAGGGTGCTGGAGGTGCGCGGGGTGGACGGGGTGGTGACGGTCGAGGGGGAGGACGGATCCGTACACACCCTGGGTGAGCCGCTCACGCGTTCGATCTTCGTGCGCGCCGACAGCTGA
- a CDS encoding PQQ-binding-like beta-propeller repeat protein, producing MKGWSAVLLVLLLAAVACGGEQGGGTRTKAAPDLASTLPAAEKVDWVRFGFSPDRNGINPHEKLIDRKSVGRLRRIWRAKLPDVADSSPVLLHGVRASGKERDVLYATLENGSLVALDAASGRRLWLRRTSGPKITTSSPVADPARSLVFSYGLDGRIHRYRAASGKEIEGNGWPAPVTRMPETEKGSSALNVADGWVYATTSGYLGDAPPYQGHVVAVSERTGEEHVYNSLCANVRHLLSNGECDSQRSGIWGRGGAVVDPADGSLYATSGNGPYAPSRGDYADSVLRLSAPGLRLVDSYTPENYRKLEAQDLDLASASPAVLPRIPRSRTPYLLVQGGKDGKLRLLSRGNMSGGGGPGHVGGALQTIRSAGCATFTQPVVWRNGGRLRVIVAGTCGMASYRVATDAGGRTRLRLEWKKDYRTTTPVVAGGVLFAASDGDLLALDPTSGRLLWSSERKGAGGTIGDIHWESPIVANGRVYVSDESGAMSAYGLPRGK from the coding sequence GTGAAGGGATGGAGCGCGGTGCTCCTGGTTTTGCTCCTCGCGGCCGTCGCGTGCGGCGGGGAGCAGGGAGGCGGGACGCGGACGAAGGCGGCGCCGGACCTCGCCTCGACCCTGCCCGCCGCGGAGAAGGTCGACTGGGTGCGCTTCGGCTTCAGCCCCGATCGCAACGGGATCAACCCGCACGAGAAGCTCATAGACCGCAAGAGCGTGGGGAGGCTGCGCAGGATCTGGCGGGCGAAGCTCCCCGACGTCGCCGACTCCTCCCCGGTGCTGCTGCACGGCGTCAGGGCGTCGGGGAAGGAGCGCGACGTGCTCTACGCGACGCTCGAGAACGGTTCGCTCGTCGCGCTGGATGCCGCGAGCGGCAGGAGGCTCTGGCTCCGCAGGACTTCCGGACCGAAGATCACCACCTCCTCGCCCGTCGCCGATCCCGCCCGCTCTCTCGTCTTCTCCTACGGGCTCGACGGCAGAATCCACCGGTACAGGGCCGCGAGCGGCAAGGAGATCGAAGGCAACGGCTGGCCGGCTCCGGTCACCAGGATGCCCGAGACCGAGAAGGGTTCCTCGGCGCTCAACGTAGCGGACGGGTGGGTGTACGCGACCACGAGCGGCTACCTCGGCGACGCCCCGCCCTACCAGGGGCACGTCGTCGCGGTGAGCGAGAGGACGGGAGAGGAGCACGTCTACAACAGCCTCTGTGCGAACGTCCGGCATCTACTCTCGAACGGGGAGTGCGACTCGCAGCGCTCCGGCATCTGGGGCCGGGGCGGTGCCGTCGTGGATCCGGCGGACGGAAGCCTCTACGCGACGAGCGGCAACGGCCCCTACGCCCCCTCCCGCGGCGACTACGCGGACAGCGTGCTGAGGCTCTCGGCTCCCGGTCTGCGCCTCGTCGATTCCTACACCCCGGAGAACTACCGGAAGCTCGAGGCGCAAGACCTCGACCTCGCGAGCGCCTCCCCCGCGGTCCTGCCCCGGATACCCCGGAGCAGGACCCCGTATCTGCTGGTGCAGGGCGGCAAGGACGGGAAGCTGCGTCTGCTCTCCCGCGGGAACATGAGCGGTGGGGGCGGCCCCGGTCACGTCGGCGGAGCGCTTCAGACCATACGCTCCGCTGGATGCGCCACCTTCACCCAGCCCGTGGTCTGGAGGAACGGAGGCAGGCTGCGCGTCATCGTTGCCGGCACCTGTGGGATGGCGTCCTACCGGGTGGCGACCGATGCGGGCGGCCGCACCCGCCTGCGTCTGGAGTGGAAGAAGGACTACAGGACGACCACGCCGGTCGTCGCGGGCGGGGTGCTGTTCGCGGCCTCGGACGGAGACCTGCTCGCGCTCGACCCCACCAGCGGACGCCTCCTGTGGTCGAGCGAACGGAAGGGTGCGGGCGGGACCATCGGGGACATCCACTGGGAGAGCCCCATCGTGGCGAACGGGAGAGTCTACGTCTCCGACGAGTCCGGCGCGATGAGCGCCTACGGACTGCCCCGCGGGAAGTAG